TCATTTGTTTTGCGCTGTGATTTACATCGTTTGAAGATGATTTCCCAATACActgcttttttacatttttacaggcaCATTTGGTTTTTGCAGAGAAGCATCGGATTGGTATCGCCTATACTAGTCTGACTTTTACTCAGCATCAGATcggaaaaaaaacagtggtattacTACTGACTGATACAAGGTGAGTAGTACGGTGGCCGACAGGGGCAGAAGTCTGGCAACGTTCAAACACAGAAATGATCATAAAACATAAGGGAATGCTGCAATGACATAAATGATGCAAATGCCGAAAAGACATTGACACAATTAAAACTTCAACCGCTTCTTGAGAGAAATGTAACAAGTTAATGCAACGAAAAAAAAGTCAGCCAGACGGCGTAGAAATAAGCCGCTTTGTAATGCCTCAACTTGACCAAGTTAATGACTCAAAACACTAGTTGAAATAAATGTAATCAATGCTTTGAATTCTCCATCCAAAAaaccaacatccatccatccatccatttctaccgcttggggggtgctggagcctatcttggctgcattcgggctgaaggcggtgtacaccctggacaagttgcaacctcatgatagacagacaacattcacactcacattcacacactagggctaatttagtgttgccaatcaacctactcccaggtgcatgtctttggaggtgggaggaagccagagtacctggagggaacccacgcagtcacggggagaacatgcaaactccacacaaaaagatcccgagcccaggatcgaacccaggaccttcgtatttgaggcacacgcactaacccctgttccaccgtgccgccaaaaaaacaacatgaaataaaaagaaaaactaacttttagattaATGTAATAATGTGCAACATTTAGAGCGATCGCGGTATAGTTGGTTTCACATTGTTCGTTGGATATTAACCTCTGTAGTTTCAGCGGCAGTTCACCCCCACGGGGGTTGCGGGGACCTTGCACGTTCTTGGTTTTGGATAATTTGTGTGTTTGGATCGTTTGCCCTTATTGACTGTAGAAAACATCTTAAATCATTAAAACTACCTAGAGAACTGACCAATGTGGTCAGTGGGGGAATTCTGTGCAATGAAACAAATCTtcttatactgtatgtacaagATCTTGGTGAAAATGTATGCAATTCTGGACAATAGTGTGCATTTTGTTACAGCACACTCAAAGACATGTCCTCCCGGGAAGATTGTTCTCCCGAGCAGGCCCTCCCTGGGAGTGAGCCTTCAAATGAATCCACTGTCACCGTCACCATTGGCGCTACTGTGCCCACAGGCTTCGAACACACTGCTGCAGAGGAGATCTACGAGAAGATTGGGGTAGAAGCCCGCATTAGCAAAGGCCGCGGTCGTATTTACTTTCCTGTGGCTACTGACAACCTTTCTCAGGTAAGCTGTGAATTACAGATTGAAAATGTGGACCGGCTGTTGCTGAGGCTTCTGACTATAAATCCAATTGTACCCGAAGGTTCATCTCCTGAGGTCTGTAGACAACCTGTTTGTGGTGGTAGAGGAATTTGACAATTACCAATTCAAAGAATCAAAGGTATGTCATCTTTGTAATGACTGTCCACAGCAACTCTTCTGGATTCTGTGGAAGACATCCGGAAATTGCACTTATCCAAAGACTTCCTGACTCTATTAAAAAACTCCTGGATTTTGAAATTTTTGTGAGAATATACAAAATTATACTCAATTTGTAAATCAAATTgtgaaaataataattacatattgTGTAAATGTGTTATGATAAGCTCGCGATCGAAGCACTGTGTATGGAGTACAACTAGCTAGCTTTTAGTATCGATCGCTCGTAACGTAGCAAACGCATCGGTTCTGACCATAATTATGGGCACTGACAGGATAAAGACCTTGCCAAAGCCAGAGGTGAGACAAAGCAGATCCAGAGCCTATTCAAGTACGTCTTGTAGAAATATTTAACTAGTTTAGTCCTTAGAACACACTAGTCATACGGGATATGCatgattagtgtttttttttaaagtctgttcctaaaaatagagtccttttgtcacataaaggatctttgactagcataaaATATGACTTTGACTATACAGTGTTATCCATTTGCTGAGATAAAAACATGGAAGTGTTACAtcacatgtacaaaataaacacttaagatacaaaccctgtttccatatgagttgggaaattgttagatgtaaatataaagggaatacaatgatttgcaaatcattttcaacccatattcagttgaatatgctacaaagacaacatatttgatgttcaaactgataaacttttttttttttaaataatcattaactttagaatttgatgccagcaacacgtgacaaagaagttgggaaaggtggcaataaatactgataaagttgaggaattctcatcaaacacttatttggaacatcccacaggtgtgcaggctaattgggaacaggtgggtgccatgattgggtataaaaacagcttcccaaaaaatgctcagtctttcacaagaaaggatggggcgaggtacacccctttgtccacaactgcgtgagcaaatagtcaaacagtttaagaacatagtttctcaaagtgcaattgcaaaaattttagggatttcatcatctacggtccgtaatatcatcaaaaggttcagagaatctggagaaatcactccacataagcggcatgtccggaaaccaacattgaatgaccgtgatcttcgatccttcagacggcactgtatcaaaaaccaacatcaatctctaaaggatatcaccacatgggctcaggaacacttcagaaaaccactgtcattaaatacagttcgtcgctacatctgtaagtgcaagttaaagctctactatgcaaagcgaaagccatttatcaacaacatccagaaacgcagccggcttctctTGGCCCaaaatcatctaagatggactcatgcaaagtggaaaagtgttctgtggtctgacgagtccacatttcaaattgtttttggaaatattcgacatcgtgtcatttggaccaaaggggaagcgaaccatccagactgttatcgacgcaaagttcaaaagccagcatctgtggtggtatgggagtgcattagtgcccaaggcatgggtaacttacacatctgtgaaggcgccattaatgctgaaaggtacatacaggttttggaacaacatatgctgccatctaagcgccgtctttttcatggaagcccctgcttatttcagcaagacaatgccaagccacattcagcacttgttataacagcgtggcttcgtaaaaaaagagtgcgggtagttTCCtggccagacctgtctcccatcaaaaatgtgtggcgcattatgaagcgtaaaatacgacagcggagaccccggactgttgaacgactgaagctctacataaaacaagaatgggaaagaattccactttcaaagcttcaacaattagttttctcagttcccaatcgtttattgagtgttgttaaaagaaaaggtgatgtaacagtgccctttcccaactactttggcacgtgttgcagccatgaaattctaagttaatttttatttgcaaaaaaaataaagtttatgagtttgaacatcaaatatgttgtctttgtagtgcattcaattgaatatgggttgaaaaggatttgcaaatcattgtattccgtttatttttacatctaacacaatttcccaactcatatggaaacggggtttgtacatgtcctGCATCCTGATCCTTAGCTATTTGCAAATATGGAACCTGCAACAGGTTTGTTAAATATTCCTTTAAAACTAGTTACATATCCTGATCTTCTTTTTGTATCTTGTcatgtttttgaaaatgtatactgaTTTGTCTAGTGTTTTTATTACATGTACGTTTGTAATTATAAAGTAAGTATAAGATTGTGTATTATAAAATTATGCATTAGGATtgcatattattaaaaaaataatattctgTCAGAATTCTGATCATTGATCCTAAAGCTAAATTCTAAACATTTTAATGCAGTTGCAAAAAATGTACCTAAAACAGTGCTGCCAGTCACTTGGTGGTTGTAGGAGAGATCTACTGGATTGCGAACACCGCATTTTGGCAGCTGTGTGAgttcatattattaataaaaaaagttAAGATTATGTCAGAAATCTGAGTAGTAGAGGTGGCAATTATGTTATTCAATagcttgaatgaaaaaaaaaaaatctaactataaAGAGTGCGGCCAGTCATTTGAAAATTGGGGGAGGAGATTTACTGGATTGCAAACACTAAAATAAGCTCtatttatattatgtatttacatttttttacttagGAGGATACTTTAATGGAGTTGCAACAGCTTGCTTCTAAACTCCCATGGACCATCCCCTTGGAGGTGTGGAAACTGAACAGCACTTTCAAAAAGAGGAAAGGCCACCGTAAAGCTGCGACCGGCACCAAAGTCAAACCAAGCAACGACAACGGCCACACAACCGTGGCTGAAGCCAAGCAGCAGGAACAAGCCCAGACGCCACCTGTAGCAGATGAGCTTAACAAGGCAGATGAGATGCCAGACGCTGGAACCACAGCACAGGCGGACCCTGAGGAAGCGGCAGAAGCGACACCCGACcctaaaataacaaagtttcgtGTGACGTGCAATCGCGCTGGTGACAAACACAGCTTTTCTTCCAATGAGGCAGCGAGAGACTTTGGTGGAGCTGTGCAGGAGTTTTTCCAGTGGAAAGCAGATATGACCAAGTTTGATGTTGAGGTAGGCAACCCCTTTTGTTCTGACCAAAATCAACACTGAacggacaaaaaaatatttgccgGGTCAGATGATTTCGGTAAAACTAATGTTTAGGTAAACGAGTcgaatatttgatttgattttacctACGTAACTTGGTAACATGTCCCTTTTGCAGTAGACTCCATCACCCAATTAATCACTGTGTGTTGTCCTCTTGGATCAGTAAACTCTGCATATCAGTTAGGAAGTACTTTTACCATGACAAACATCACAGAGTGCTATAACGAATAGAATACACCGCCTGCACAACTCACTTTTGGTGTGGAGTTAAATGACAAACTGTTAGGactgggcaatatggctgaaaactgtatcacgatataagtgttttattacAGTCAATATTGATAGTTATTGGTATTTTTATAACCTATCAAAAATAAGGACGAGGAGAAAAACCTATTAAACCTtcgtctgattataatcccctcatttATCTAAGCTGGAAGGAAAATAAatatcaacacaaccatggaaaacactcaaacaggcAATGTGAACACAattccaaaatcatttaacatttaacaataacCTATTAAAAGGAAGGTTcaaaaataaggaatacgtaagaaatgctaaaagtgtaacaaaatactgcaaagtttaaaaatgtaaacatgtagaaacctgagaataactattttctgcaggtttagtgtccGGGAGTTACGTAATTAAAGGGTAAGCGCGGCTAAGGTGTTGTTGTATTACCGTTattggtggggacgagcgccttgcctaatttacagaccacattggtctgactacagtgtccaaaaaaactaccATGCtatcgaggtgacttttccttttttatcgacaatttctttgctctctgcagcactttttaatttctcttttccatgcaaagaatcaaccgtgaGACAACAAGATGGTGCAACCAAACTTAACAGTTGTTCATGtttcctgattggctgttagcgtgtgacTCCCACTGattagtgatcacttcctgcgttgctaggttaccaaagagcgagtgcctttgttcacgcAACCAACCTTTCTTCGCAAGTTGCGGTTTCTTTTGACGATGACAAAAAAATTAGCGAACATTTTATTCAACACATTGTCTCAATCGTGatttgtatatttatgtatatatatatatatatatatatatatatatatatatatacacatccatccatatatatatatatatatatatatatatatatatataatatatataaaccctgtttccatatgagttgggaaattgtgttagatgtaaatataaaaggaatacaatgatttgcaaatcattttcaacccatattcagttgaatgcactacaaagacaagatatttgatgttcaaactcataaacttttttttttttttgcaaataataattaacttagaatttcatgggtgccacacgtgccaaagtagttgggaaagggcatgttcaccactgtgtttcatggcctttccttttaacaacactcagtaaacgtttgggaactgaggagacacattttttaagcttctcaggtggaattctttcccattcttgcttgatgtacagcttaagttgttcaacagtccggggatctccgttgtggtattttaggcttcataatgcgccacacattttcaatggaagacaggtctgaactacaggcaggccagtctagtacccgcactctactatgaagccatgttgatgtaacacgtggcttggcattgtcttgctgaaataagcaggggcgtccatggtaacgttgcttggatggcaacatatgttgctccaaaacctgtatgtacctttcagcattaatggcgccttcacagatgtgtaagttaccaatgtcttgggcactaatacacccccataccatcacagatgctggcttttcaactttgtgcctataacaatccggatggttcttttcctctttggtccggaggacacgacgtccacagtttccaaaaacaatttgaaatgtggactcgtcagagcacagaacacttttccactttgtatcagtccatcttagatgagctcaggcccagcaaagccgacggcgtttctgggtgttgttgataaacggttttcgccttgcataggagaattttaacttgcacttacagatgtagcgaccaactgtagttactgacagtgggtttttgaagtgttcctgagcccatgtggtgatatcctttacacactgacgtcacttgttgatgcagtactgcctgagggatcgaaggtcacgggcttagctgcttacgtgcagtgatttctccagattctctgaaccctttgatgatattacagaccatagatggtgaaatccctaaattccttgcaatagctggttgagaaaggtttttcttaaactgttcaacaatttgcacacgcatttgttgacaaagtggtgaccctcgccccatccttgtttgtgaatgactgagcatttcatggaatctacttttataaccaatcatggcatccacctgttcccaatttgcctgttcacctgtcggatgttccaaataagtgtttgatgagcattcctcaattttatcagtatttattgccacctttcccaacttctttgtcacatgttgctggcatgaaattctaaagttaatgattatttgcaaaaaaaaaaaaagtttatcagtttgaacatcaaatatgttgtctttgtagcatattcaactgaatatgggttgaaaatgatttgcaaatcattgtattccgtttatatttacatccaacacaatttcccaactcatatagaaacggggtttgtatatatatatatatatatatatatatatatatatatatatatatatatgtatgtggatggatggatatatatatccatccatccatccatatatatatactgtgtatatatatatatatatatatatatatatatatatgtatatactgtgtgtatatatatatatatatatatatatatatatatatatatatatatatatatatatatatagatggatggatggatggagatatatatatatatatatatatatatatatatatatatggatatatgtgtccatccatccatccattttctaccgcttattccctttggggtcgcggggggtgctggagcctatctcagctacaatcgggcggaaggcggggtacaccctggacaagttgccacctcatcgcagggcgatatatgtgtgtgtgtgtgtgtgtgtgtgtgtatttatgtgcgtgtgtgtgtgtgtgtgtgtatgtatatatgtgtgtgtgtgtgtgtgtgtgtgtatgtatatatgtgtgtgtgtgtgtgtatctatatatgtgtgtgtatgtatatatacgtgtgtgtgtgtgtatgtatatatatgtgtgtgtgtgtgtgtgtgtataccgtatatgtatgtgtgtgtatatatacaggactctctcagaaaattagaatattgtgataacgttctttattttctgtaatgcaattaaaaaaaaaaaaaaagaatgtcatacattctggattcattacacatcaactgaaatattgcaagccttgtttattttaatattgctgattatggcatacagcttaggaaaattcaaaaatcccatctcaaaaaattagaatatttcctcagaccaagtaaaaaaaaaaaaagtataacagcaaaacaaaatcaaacatttgaaaatgtctattaatgctctcagtacttggttgggaatccttttgcacagattactgcatcaatgcggcgtggcatggaggaaatcagcctgtggcattgctgaggtgttatggatgcccaggatgcttcaatagctgcctttagctcatttgcattattgggtctggtgtctttcagcttcttcttcacaataccccactaATTCTCtctggggttcaggtcaggggagttggcaggccaatcgaggacagtaatgccatggtcagtacaccagttactggtggttttggcactgtgggcaggtgccagatcatgctggaaaatgaaatcatcatctccatagagcttttcaacagatggaagcatgtagtgctctaaaatcaaatcagtaactggtgtactgaccatggcattactgtcctcgattggcctgccaactcccctgacctgaaccccatagagaatttgtggggtattgtggagaagaagctgaaa
The DNA window shown above is from Nerophis lumbriciformis linkage group LG38, RoL_Nlum_v2.1, whole genome shotgun sequence and carries:
- the thumpd3 gene encoding tRNA (guanine(6)-N2)-methyltransferase THUMP3; its protein translation is MSSREDCSPEQALPGSEPSNESTVTVTIGATVPTGFEHTAAEEIYEKIGVEARISKGRGRIYFPVATDNLSQVHLLRSVDNLFVVVEEFDNYQFKESKEDTLMELQQLASKLPWTIPLEVWKLNSTFKKRKGHRKAATGTKVKPSNDNGHTTVAEAKQQEQAQTPPVADELNKADEMPDAGTTAQADPEEAAEATPDPKITKFRVTCNRAGDKHSFSSNEAARDFGGAVQEFFQWKADMTKFDVEVLLNIHDVEIVVGIALTEESLHRRNISHFGPTTLRSTLCYGMLRLCKPQVSDIILDPMCGTGAIPLEGALEFPASFYIAGDNNDMAVNRTVNNVCHIQKRKAEKGSSPGLPIDTVRWDLCCLPMKSSSVDIIITDMPFGKRMGSRKNNWDLYPSCLREMARVCRPGSGKAVLLTQDKKCFSKALSRMGGLWKKQHTVWVNVGGLHAGVFLLRRTSGVFGQTPEDVYESPGTARTQGDHYDTKPC